A window of the Polaribacter sp. HaHaR_3_91 genome harbors these coding sequences:
- a CDS encoding pyruvate dehydrogenase complex E1 component subunit beta, translating to MKTVQFREAICEAMSEEMRRDESIYLMGEEVAEYNGAYKASKGMLDEFGAKRVIDTPIAELGFAGVAVGSAMNGLRPIVEYMTFNFSLVGIDQIINNAAKIRQMSGGQFNCPIVFRGPTGSAGQLGATHSQAFENWFANTPGLKVIVPSNPYDAKGLLKAAIRDDDPVIFMESEQMYGDKMEIPEGEYIIPIGVADIKRAGTDVTIVSFGKIIKEAYKAADELAKENISCEIIDLRTVRPMDHAAILTSVKKTNRLVILEESWPFASISTEITYRIQDEAFDYLDAPIKRITTADTPAPYSPVLFEKWIPNYNDVIKAVKEVMYKK from the coding sequence ATGAAAACAGTTCAATTCAGAGAGGCTATATGTGAAGCCATGAGTGAAGAAATGCGCAGAGATGAAAGCATTTACTTAATGGGTGAAGAAGTAGCCGAATATAATGGTGCATACAAAGCATCTAAAGGTATGTTAGATGAGTTTGGTGCTAAACGTGTTATAGATACACCTATTGCAGAACTTGGTTTTGCCGGTGTTGCTGTTGGTTCTGCAATGAATGGTCTTAGACCAATTGTAGAATATATGACTTTTAACTTCTCTTTAGTTGGAATTGATCAAATTATAAATAACGCTGCCAAAATTAGACAAATGTCTGGTGGACAATTCAATTGTCCAATTGTTTTTAGAGGTCCAACAGGTTCTGCTGGTCAATTAGGAGCAACACACTCACAAGCATTTGAAAACTGGTTTGCAAATACACCTGGTTTAAAGGTTATAGTACCTTCTAATCCTTATGATGCAAAGGGTTTATTAAAAGCAGCTATTAGAGATGACGATCCGGTTATTTTTATGGAGTCTGAACAAATGTATGGTGATAAAATGGAAATCCCAGAAGGAGAATACATTATCCCTATTGGAGTTGCAGACATTAAAAGAGCAGGAACAGATGTAACAATCGTTTCTTTTGGAAAAATTATTAAAGAAGCTTATAAAGCTGCTGACGAATTAGCAAAAGAAAATATTTCTTGTGAAATTATTGATTTAAGAACAGTACGTCCAATGGATCATGCTGCTATTTTAACATCAGTAAAAAAGACAAATAGATTAGTTATTTTAGAAGAATCTTGGCCATTTGCTAGTATTTCTACAGAAATAACTTATAGAATACAAGATGAAGCGTTTGATTATTTAGATGCTCCTATTAAAAGAATTACTACTGCAGATACTCCTGCTCCTTATTCTCCTGTTTTATTTGAGAAATGGATACCAAATTATAACGATGTTATAAAAGCGGTAAAAGAAGTGATGTATAAAAAATAA
- a CDS encoding dipeptidyl peptidase 3, whose protein sequence is MNIKQMIFGCSVALLLASCTSEPKKETEKESEKVATEFNHFVEQFGDIKVLRYKIPGFEELTLKEKELVYYLTQAGLSGRDIMWDQNYRYNLSIRKALENINQNYTGDRENDNFKSFKTFLKRVWFSNGIHHHYSNDKLKPAFTKEYFTEDLLKNSNTELSSEIIEILFNDADNKKVNKKSGVDNILSSAINFYGPDITDKDVAEFYKTAYKGSKEQPIEAGLNSKLVRENGKLVEKVWKSGGMYGAALDNVIGWLEKAKGVAENDKQAHTLELLIEYYKTGSLDVWDQYCVAWSTSTEGNIDWINGFIEVYNDPKGYRGSYETIVQIKDFDMSRKMKVLSDNAQWFEDNAPLAPSHKKENVVGVSYKTVNVAGEAGDASPSTPIGVNLPNNNWIREQHGSKSVSLGNIIGAYNNVGGTDRLKEFANDEEEVRLEEKYGQIADKLHTSLHEVVGHASGVINEGIGQPKETLQNYASTMEEGRADLVGLYYLMDVKLQELGLTDNYKELGMAAYDGYIRNGLMTQLVRINLGDDIEEDHMVNRQWVSAWAFEQGKKDNVIEKVVRDGKTYFNINDYDKLREIFGSLLKEAQRIKSEGDFEAAKALVERYGVKVDQQLHAEVLKRNEQFKSAPYNGFVNPVLVPDVDESGKVVDVQVTHPKDFEEQMLFYSKNYNFLETEN, encoded by the coding sequence ATGAATATAAAACAGATGATTTTTGGTTGTTCAGTTGCCTTATTATTGGCTTCTTGTACTTCGGAACCAAAAAAAGAAACCGAAAAAGAAAGTGAAAAAGTAGCTACTGAATTTAACCATTTTGTAGAGCAATTTGGAGATATTAAAGTATTGCGTTATAAAATTCCAGGATTTGAAGAACTTACTTTAAAAGAAAAAGAACTTGTTTACTACTTAACCCAAGCAGGTTTGTCTGGTAGAGATATTATGTGGGATCAAAACTATCGCTATAATTTAAGTATTAGAAAAGCGTTAGAAAATATCAACCAAAATTATACGGGAGATAGAGAAAATGATAATTTTAAATCGTTTAAAACCTTCTTAAAAAGAGTTTGGTTTTCTAATGGAATTCATCATCATTATTCTAATGATAAATTAAAACCAGCATTTACAAAAGAATATTTTACAGAGGATTTATTAAAAAACTCAAACACAGAATTGTCATCAGAAATAATTGAAATTTTGTTTAATGATGCTGATAATAAAAAAGTAAATAAGAAATCTGGAGTTGACAATATCTTGTCATCAGCAATTAATTTTTATGGACCAGATATTACAGACAAAGATGTTGCTGAATTCTATAAAACAGCTTATAAAGGATCTAAAGAGCAACCAATTGAGGCGGGGTTAAATTCTAAACTAGTAAGAGAAAATGGTAAGTTAGTAGAAAAAGTTTGGAAATCTGGAGGCATGTATGGTGCTGCATTAGACAATGTTATTGGTTGGTTAGAAAAAGCAAAAGGAGTTGCAGAAAACGATAAACAAGCGCATACGTTAGAGTTATTAATAGAATATTACAAAACAGGAAGTTTAGATGTTTGGGATCAGTATTGTGTTGCTTGGTCAACTTCAACAGAAGGAAATATCGATTGGATAAATGGTTTTATAGAAGTATATAACGATCCAAAAGGATATAGAGGTTCTTATGAAACTATTGTTCAGATTAAGGATTTTGACATGTCTCGTAAAATGAAAGTTTTATCTGATAATGCGCAGTGGTTTGAAGATAATGCTCCTTTAGCTCCTTCTCATAAAAAAGAAAATGTAGTTGGGGTTTCTTATAAAACGGTAAATGTTGCTGGTGAGGCTGGAGATGCATCTCCAAGTACGCCAATTGGTGTAAACTTACCGAATAACAACTGGATTCGTGAACAACATGGTTCTAAATCTGTTTCTTTAGGAAACATTATTGGAGCGTATAACAATGTAGGCGGAACTGATCGTTTAAAAGAATTTGCTAATGATGAAGAGGAAGTTCGTTTGGAAGAAAAATACGGTCAGATTGCAGATAAACTACATACTTCTTTACATGAAGTTGTTGGGCATGCCTCTGGTGTTATTAATGAAGGAATAGGGCAACCAAAAGAAACACTTCAAAATTATGCTTCTACAATGGAAGAAGGACGTGCAGATTTAGTTGGTTTGTATTACTTAATGGATGTTAAATTGCAAGAATTAGGGTTGACAGATAATTACAAGGAGTTAGGGATGGCTGCTTATGATGGATATATTAGAAATGGATTAATGACACAATTGGTGAGAATTAATTTAGGAGATGATATTGAAGAAGACCATATGGTAAACAGGCAATGGGTTTCAGCTTGGGCTTTTGAGCAAGGTAAAAAGGACAATGTAATAGAGAAAGTTGTAAGAGATGGTAAAACGTACTTCAATATAAATGATTACGATAAGTTAAGAGAAATATTTGGAAGTTTATTAAAAGAGGCACAACGTATAAAATCTGAAGGTGATTTTGAAGCTGCTAAAGCTTTGGTAGAACGCTATGGTGTTAAAGTGGATCAACAATTACATGCAGAAGTTTTAAAAAGAAACGAGCAATTTAAATCTGCACCTTATAATGGTTTTGTAAACCCTGTTTTGGTTCCGGATGTAGATGAAAGTGGAAAGGTTGTAGATGTACAAGTTACACACCCTAAGGATTTTGAAGAGCAAATGTTATTTTACTCTAAAAATTACAACTTCTTAGAAACGGAAAATTAA
- a CDS encoding electron transfer flavoprotein subunit alpha/FixB family protein: MSVLVFADSSEGKFKKTALEVVSYGKKVAEQLGTNVVAITINASDSSELYTYGAEKVVSVSNDALQTFNAKQYAAVITEVAKAQSATVVVVDSSTDGLYLAPIVAVNLEAGCVSNVVDVPSSKSPFTVKRKTFSNKAFSNTVISTEHKVIGVAKNSYGVHENEVAGSTETFEATIVESGVKSEKIERVTGKVTIADAEIVVSAGRGLKGPENWGMVEELAEVLGAATACSKPVSDLGWRPHAEHVGQTGKPVASNLYIAIGISGAIQHLAGINASKVKVVINTDPEAPFFKAADYGIVGDAFEVVPKLIEKLKAFKAS, from the coding sequence ATGTCTGTTTTAGTTTTTGCCGATTCATCGGAAGGAAAATTTAAGAAAACTGCTTTAGAAGTAGTTTCATATGGAAAAAAAGTTGCAGAACAATTAGGTACTAATGTTGTTGCAATCACAATAAATGCAAGCGATTCATCAGAATTATATACGTACGGAGCAGAGAAAGTAGTTTCAGTTTCTAATGATGCTTTACAAACTTTTAATGCAAAACAATATGCAGCTGTAATTACAGAAGTTGCAAAAGCACAAAGTGCAACTGTTGTAGTTGTAGATTCTAGTACAGATGGTTTGTATCTAGCGCCAATTGTTGCAGTAAACTTAGAAGCAGGTTGCGTTTCTAACGTAGTAGATGTACCATCAAGTAAGAGTCCGTTTACGGTAAAAAGAAAAACATTTTCTAACAAAGCATTTTCAAATACTGTAATTTCTACAGAGCATAAAGTTATAGGAGTTGCCAAAAATTCTTATGGCGTTCATGAAAATGAAGTTGCAGGAAGCACAGAAACTTTTGAAGCTACAATAGTAGAATCAGGAGTTAAATCAGAAAAAATAGAAAGAGTTACTGGTAAAGTAACTATTGCAGATGCAGAAATTGTTGTCTCTGCAGGTAGAGGATTAAAAGGACCAGAAAACTGGGGCATGGTAGAAGAGTTGGCAGAAGTTTTAGGAGCTGCAACCGCATGTTCTAAACCAGTTTCAGATTTAGGATGGCGTCCACATGCAGAACATGTAGGGCAAACAGGTAAGCCAGTTGCATCTAATTTATATATTGCCATTGGTATTTCTGGAGCAATCCAACATTTAGCAGGTATCAACGCGTCAAAAGTAAAGGTAGTTATAAACACAGACCCAGAAGCGCCGTTTTTTAAAGCAGCAGATTATGGTATTGTTGGTGATGCTTTTGAAGTTGTACCAAAATTAATCGAAAAATTAAAAGCTTTTAAAGCATCTTAA
- a CDS encoding DUF6146 family protein: MKLLKQLLILFSFGLFVYACGSSPIKKNTTTEEKPVIIANDSLEYEVIIIDPGFNAFLASVAKPEGYYSQNYLEARNKTWVLEWNNRARNPIQFNANIYENIVDYQSTTDYGYDVNYKLFNYFLFAQQKYKMNLGGGFSSRIR; the protein is encoded by the coding sequence ATGAAACTATTAAAACAACTTCTTATCCTTTTTTCTTTTGGATTATTTGTGTACGCTTGTGGTTCATCACCAATAAAAAAAAATACAACTACAGAAGAAAAACCTGTTATTATTGCCAATGATAGTTTAGAGTATGAAGTAATTATTATAGACCCTGGTTTTAATGCATTTTTAGCTTCCGTAGCGAAACCAGAAGGTTATTATTCTCAAAACTACCTAGAGGCTAGAAATAAAACTTGGGTTTTAGAATGGAATAATAGAGCTAGAAACCCTATACAATTCAACGCTAATATCTATGAAAATATCGTTGACTACCAATCTACTACAGATTACGGTTACGACGTAAACTACAAATTATTTAATTACTTTTTATTTGCTCAACAAAAGTATAAAATGAATTTAGGGGGAGGTTTTTCTAGTAGAATTAGATAG
- a CDS encoding acyltransferase family protein, with the protein MFFLIASVFHPKKSYFEIVKKRVQQLLIPYFLWSFMFFLFWLFLGRKYGESAALELSPVKNFMSVFYAQGDVEYMNWGIPMWFLPSIFLTFLIFWLIKKIIQNKKVKFLIIIISVFMGFLIPRFTNIKLFWSLDVSLIFYTFGYYTKNYLFFNNWKGEKISLFILGILHLIFSLFLLQEVDMYRFKYGNEFLFIINALVGVLFWCNFYKVLPIFKF; encoded by the coding sequence ATTTTTTTTTTAATTGCGAGCGTTTTTCATCCTAAGAAATCTTATTTCGAGATCGTTAAAAAAAGGGTTCAACAACTTTTAATCCCATATTTTCTATGGAGTTTTATGTTTTTTCTCTTTTGGTTATTTTTAGGCAGAAAATATGGAGAATCAGCAGCTTTAGAACTTTCTCCAGTTAAAAATTTTATGAGTGTTTTTTATGCTCAAGGAGACGTAGAATATATGAATTGGGGAATTCCAATGTGGTTTTTACCCTCCATTTTTTTAACTTTTCTTATTTTTTGGTTGATAAAAAAAATCATCCAAAACAAAAAAGTTAAATTCCTAATCATAATTATTAGTGTATTTATGGGTTTTTTAATTCCTAGATTCACAAACATAAAGCTCTTTTGGAGTTTAGACGTTTCTTTAATTTTTTACACCTTTGGTTACTACACTAAAAACTATTTGTTTTTTAATAATTGGAAAGGAGAGAAAATATCTCTTTTTATTTTAGGTATACTTCATTTAATTTTTTCTTTATTCCTTCTGCAAGAAGTAGACATGTATAGATTTAAATATGGAAATGAGTTTTTATTTATTATAAATGCACTTGTAGGAGTTCTCTTTTGGTGTAACTTTTATAAAGTTTTACCCATTTTTAAATTCTAA
- a CDS encoding thymidylate synthase, producing the protein MKQYHDLVKHVLENGNEKGDRTGTGTKSVFGYQMRFDLSEGFPMVTTKKLHLKSIIYELLWFIKGDTNIKYLQENGVRIWNDWADENGDLGPVYGHQWRNWNSDEVDQLKDVITSIKTNPNSRRMLVSAWNPSVLPDTSVSFSENVANGKAALPPCHAFFQFYVADGKLSCQLYQRSADIFLGVPFNIASYALFTMMIAQVCGYEAGEFIHTFGDAHIYNNHKEQFEVQLARDIRPLPKMKINPTIKNIEDFTFKDFELLDYNPHPHIKGKVAV; encoded by the coding sequence ATGAAACAATATCACGACTTAGTAAAACACGTTTTAGAAAACGGAAACGAAAAAGGAGATAGAACAGGTACTGGAACAAAAAGTGTCTTTGGATACCAAATGCGTTTTGATTTAAGTGAAGGTTTTCCAATGGTTACTACTAAGAAACTACATTTAAAATCTATTATTTATGAATTGCTTTGGTTTATAAAAGGCGATACAAATATTAAATATTTACAAGAAAACGGCGTAAGAATCTGGAATGATTGGGCTGATGAAAATGGAGATTTAGGTCCTGTTTACGGACATCAATGGCGTAATTGGAATAGTGATGAGGTAGATCAGTTAAAAGATGTTATAACGTCTATAAAGACCAATCCAAACTCAAGAAGAATGTTGGTTTCTGCTTGGAATCCTTCTGTATTACCAGATACTTCTGTGTCTTTTTCAGAAAATGTAGCCAATGGCAAAGCAGCGTTACCTCCTTGCCATGCTTTTTTTCAATTTTATGTAGCAGATGGTAAGTTATCTTGTCAGCTATATCAAAGAAGTGCAGACATCTTTTTAGGAGTACCTTTTAATATTGCATCTTATGCATTATTTACAATGATGATTGCACAAGTTTGTGGTTATGAGGCAGGCGAGTTTATTCATACTTTTGGAGATGCTCATATCTATAATAATCATAAAGAACAATTTGAAGTTCAGTTGGCTAGAGATATTAGACCTTTACCAAAAATGAAAATAAACCCAACAATAAAAAATATTGAAGATTTTACTTTCAAAGATTTTGAGCTGTTAGATTATAATCCTCACCCACATATTAAAGGAAAAGTTGCAGTTTAG
- a CDS encoding DNA-3-methyladenine glycosylase I — MRQRCFWVTDSDLYKKYHDEEWGTPVYDDRILFEFLILETFQAGLSWITILNKRENFRLAFDQFDYKKIATYSESKYESLLKDSGIIRNKLKIKSAITNAQLFIEIQQEFGSFSKFIWSYVNNKSIINKFDKREEVPATTALSDKISKDLKKRGFKFVGSTVVYAYMQAIGMVNDHTTDCFKYLKE, encoded by the coding sequence ATGAGACAAAGATGCTTTTGGGTAACAGACAGTGACTTGTATAAAAAATATCATGATGAAGAGTGGGGAACACCCGTCTATGATGATCGTATTTTATTTGAATTTCTAATCTTAGAAACTTTTCAAGCGGGTTTAAGTTGGATTACAATTTTAAATAAAAGAGAAAATTTTAGACTTGCTTTTGATCAATTCGATTATAAAAAAATAGCAACCTACTCTGAAAGTAAATATGAATCTTTGCTAAAAGATTCAGGTATTATTAGAAATAAACTAAAAATTAAAAGTGCCATTACAAATGCGCAATTATTTATAGAAATTCAACAAGAATTTGGTTCTTTTTCTAAATTTATTTGGTCTTACGTTAATAACAAGTCAATTATTAATAAGTTCGATAAAAGAGAGGAAGTTCCGGCAACAACAGCACTATCAGATAAAATTTCTAAAGACTTAAAAAAGAGAGGTTTTAAATTTGTAGGATCTACTGTAGTGTATGCGTATATGCAAGCTATTGGTATGGTAAATGACCACACCACAGATTGTTTTAAATATTTAAAAGAATGA
- a CDS encoding acyltransferase family protein, whose product MSALVSNQKRINWIDQIKGFGIILVVIGHNFPLIENYIYSFHMPLFFF is encoded by the coding sequence ATCAGCGCTCTAGTTTCAAATCAAAAAAGAATAAATTGGATTGACCAAATTAAAGGTTTTGGTATCATTCTAGTTGTTATCGGACATAATTTCCCTTTAATCGAGAATTATATTTATAGTTTTCATATGCCTTTATTTTTTTTTTAA
- a CDS encoding isoamylase early set domain-containing protein: protein MAIKKQFLKSKPVCKVTFTVPAEEAKKVVVVGCFNEWNEKSAPLKKLKNGSFKGTLDLESGKSYEFKYLIDGTYTNEQEADGLAWNDFAGTENSVLNL, encoded by the coding sequence ATGGCAATTAAAAAACAATTTTTGAAAAGCAAACCAGTTTGTAAAGTAACTTTTACTGTGCCTGCTGAGGAAGCTAAAAAAGTAGTGGTAGTAGGATGCTTTAATGAGTGGAATGAAAAATCGGCTCCTTTAAAGAAATTGAAAAATGGTTCTTTTAAAGGTACTTTAGATTTAGAATCGGGAAAATCTTATGAGTTTAAATACTTAATAGATGGTACATATACAAACGAACAAGAAGCAGATGGACTTGCTTGGAACGACTTTGCAGGAACAGAAAACAGCGTATTAAATTTATAA
- a CDS encoding electron transfer flavoprotein subunit beta/FixA family protein, whose amino-acid sequence MKILVCISHVPDTTSKINFTENDTKFDTNGVQFVINPYDEFCLTRAMWFKEKQGASVTIVNVGGPETEPTLRKALAIGADNAIRVNVNPTDGFQVAKELAAVVKNGEYDLVLAGKESADYNGQMVPGMLATLTDFNFINGCVGIEVDGTSVTATREIDGGNETLSTSLPLVIGGQKGVVEEKDLRIPNMRGIMMARKKPLEVVEPVSNEASTSIQSFEKLPAKGAVKLVDADNVDELISLLHNEAKVI is encoded by the coding sequence ATGAAAATATTGGTTTGTATTAGTCATGTTCCAGATACCACATCTAAGATTAATTTTACAGAAAACGATACAAAATTTGATACAAATGGTGTACAGTTTGTTATTAACCCTTACGATGAATTTTGTTTAACAAGAGCCATGTGGTTTAAAGAAAAACAAGGTGCTTCTGTTACAATTGTAAATGTTGGTGGTCCAGAAACAGAACCTACATTACGTAAAGCTTTAGCAATTGGAGCCGATAATGCAATACGTGTAAATGTAAACCCAACAGACGGATTTCAAGTAGCAAAAGAATTAGCCGCAGTAGTTAAAAATGGCGAATATGATTTAGTATTGGCAGGAAAAGAATCTGCAGACTATAATGGTCAAATGGTTCCTGGAATGTTAGCTACTTTAACCGATTTTAACTTTATAAATGGTTGTGTTGGTATAGAAGTAGACGGTACTTCTGTTACTGCAACTAGAGAAATAGATGGAGGAAATGAAACCTTATCAACAAGCTTGCCTTTAGTAATTGGTGGACAAAAAGGAGTGGTTGAAGAAAAAGATTTACGCATACCAAACATGCGTGGAATTATGATGGCACGTAAAAAACCATTAGAAGTGGTAGAGCCAGTTAGTAATGAAGCATCAACAAGTATTCAATCTTTTGAAAAACTACCAGCAAAAGGAGCTGTAAAATTAGTAGATGCAGATAATGTAGATGAGTTAATTAGCTTATTGCATAACGAAGCAAAAGTAATATAA
- a CDS encoding bifunctional nuclease family protein: MSLIQLTIKGISYSQTQSGAYALVLSEMEGTRTLPIIIGAFEAQSIAIALETEIKPPRPLTHDLFKTFSDRFSVTVKEVIIHKLVDGVFFSSLVCEKDGVEEIIDARTSDAIAIAVRFQAPIYTYENILEKAGIFLKIEEEFGIEDTSESDEISLELEDLVVQKEEPFSDVSLKDLHDQLNNAVSDENYELAAKIRDEISKRS; the protein is encoded by the coding sequence ATGAGTTTAATACAATTAACTATAAAGGGTATTTCTTACAGTCAAACTCAGAGTGGTGCTTATGCATTGGTTTTGAGTGAGATGGAAGGAACGAGAACTTTACCTATTATTATTGGAGCCTTCGAAGCACAATCTATTGCCATAGCTTTAGAGACAGAAATTAAACCTCCAAGACCACTTACACATGATCTCTTTAAAACATTTTCAGACCGCTTTTCTGTCACAGTAAAAGAGGTAATTATCCATAAATTAGTAGATGGTGTATTTTTTTCTAGCTTAGTTTGCGAAAAAGACGGTGTAGAAGAAATAATAGACGCAAGAACTTCAGACGCAATTGCCATAGCAGTTCGTTTTCAAGCACCAATATATACTTATGAAAATATTTTAGAAAAAGCAGGTATTTTTTTAAAAATAGAAGAAGAATTTGGTATCGAAGATACTTCAGAATCAGACGAAATTTCGTTAGAATTAGAAGACTTAGTTGTTCAAAAAGAAGAACCTTTTTCAGATGTATCTTTAAAAGATCTTCACGATCAATTAAATAATGCAGTTTCCGATGAAAACTATGAGTTGGCTGCAAAAATTAGAGACGAAATAAGTAAACGCTCTTAA
- a CDS encoding NupC/NupG family nucleoside CNT transporter: protein MKKIFIAVFCLLSISVFSQSTETVSAITEIVPSQGFSFQSLWRGVLGMCSLIIIAFLFSANKKAIDWKKVGIGLFLQLIIAIGVLKVEFIQSIFEFVGGIFIEILAYTKAGSEFLFAGIVGDMNKFGYIFAFQVLPTIIFFSALTSLLFYLGIIQKVVKVLAIVLSKFLGISGMESLSVAGNIFLGQTEAPLLIKAYLEKMNKSEMLLVMIGGMATVAGAVLAAYIGFLGGGDKELELVFAKHLLAASVMAAPGAIVISKILYPQTEEVNSDVSVSQEKIGANILDAIANGTTEGLRLAVNVGAMLLVFVAIIAMLNGILGAVASFDGFTIEYLSLEWRITSLNDIIAQNTLYDGLSLEFILGYIFAPLMWLIGVAQEDMALMGQLLGIKLAASEFVGYIQLADLKNATSATHLTFNKSIIMATYMLCGFANFASIGIQIGGIGSLAPGQRKVLSEFGMKALIGGTIASLMSATIAGMIIG from the coding sequence ATGAAAAAAATATTTATTGCTGTTTTCTGTTTGTTGTCAATTTCTGTTTTCTCTCAAAGTACAGAAACTGTTTCTGCTATTACAGAAATTGTACCTAGTCAAGGTTTTTCCTTTCAGAGTTTATGGAGAGGTGTTTTAGGTATGTGTTCTTTAATTATAATAGCTTTCTTGTTTAGTGCAAACAAAAAAGCAATTGATTGGAAAAAAGTAGGTATTGGTTTATTCTTACAATTAATAATTGCTATTGGAGTTTTAAAAGTAGAATTTATTCAATCTATTTTCGAATTTGTTGGAGGGATTTTTATAGAAATATTAGCTTATACAAAAGCAGGAAGTGAGTTTTTATTTGCTGGTATTGTAGGCGATATGAATAAGTTTGGTTACATATTTGCTTTTCAGGTATTGCCAACAATTATATTCTTTTCTGCCTTAACATCTCTATTATTCTATTTAGGAATCATTCAAAAAGTAGTAAAAGTTTTAGCTATTGTTTTATCTAAGTTTTTAGGTATTTCTGGTATGGAAAGTCTTTCTGTAGCGGGTAATATCTTCTTAGGACAAACAGAAGCACCACTTTTAATAAAAGCTTATTTAGAGAAAATGAATAAGTCGGAAATGCTATTGGTAATGATTGGTGGTATGGCAACTGTTGCAGGTGCTGTGTTGGCTGCTTACATTGGTTTTTTAGGTGGTGGAGATAAAGAGTTAGAATTGGTGTTTGCTAAACATTTATTAGCAGCTTCTGTAATGGCGGCTCCGGGTGCTATTGTAATCTCAAAAATATTATATCCACAAACAGAAGAAGTAAATTCTGACGTTTCTGTTTCTCAAGAAAAAATAGGTGCTAATATATTAGACGCTATTGCTAATGGAACCACAGAAGGGCTTCGTTTAGCAGTAAATGTAGGAGCAATGCTTCTAGTTTTTGTAGCTATCATTGCGATGTTAAATGGTATTTTAGGAGCTGTTGCATCTTTTGATGGTTTTACAATTGAATATCTAAGTCTAGAATGGAGAATTACTTCTCTAAACGATATTATAGCACAAAACACTCTTTATGATGGTCTTTCTTTAGAGTTTATTTTAGGATATATATTTGCTCCTTTAATGTGGCTTATTGGTGTTGCTCAGGAAGATATGGCGTTAATGGGGCAGTTATTAGGTATTAAATTAGCCGCAAGTGAGTTTGTTGGTTATATACAATTGGCAGATTTAAAAAATGCAACAAGCGCTACACATTTAACTTTTAACAAGTCTATAATTATGGCGACTTATATGTTATGTGGTTTTGCTAACTTTGCTTCTATAGGAATACAAATAGGAGGTATTGGTTCTTTAGCTCCTGGGCAACGTAAAGTATTGTCAGAGTTTGGAATGAAAGCTTTAATAGGAGGTACTATTGCATCTTTAATGTCTGCAACAATTGCAGGTATGATTATAGGATAG
- a CDS encoding dihydrofolate reductase, which translates to MITVIAAIAKNNALGKDNDLIWHLPADLKRFKKVTTGHHILMGRNTFESIGKPLPNRTTIIITRNKNYFKEGCLIANSIEEAIEMVENKDDIFIIGGAQIYKECIEKDLVDRLDITQVHHEFEADVFFPEIDLKIWKETAREDFLADEKNKFDFSFVRYSKKTI; encoded by the coding sequence ATGATTACAGTTATAGCAGCAATTGCAAAAAATAATGCTTTAGGAAAGGATAATGATTTAATTTGGCATTTACCGGCAGATTTAAAACGGTTTAAAAAGGTTACAACCGGACATCACATTTTAATGGGTAGAAATACTTTTGAGTCTATAGGTAAACCTTTACCTAATAGAACAACTATTATAATTACCCGAAATAAAAATTATTTTAAAGAAGGGTGTTTAATAGCCAATAGTATTGAAGAAGCCATAGAAATGGTAGAAAATAAAGATGATATTTTTATAATTGGTGGTGCACAAATTTATAAAGAATGCATAGAGAAAGACTTGGTAGATAGGTTAGATATTACTCAGGTGCATCATGAATTTGAAGCAGATGTTTTTTTTCCGGAGATAGATTTAAAAATTTGGAAAGAAACAGCAAGAGAAGATTTTTTAGCAGACGAAAAAAATAAATTTGATTTTAGTTTTGTAAGATACTCAAAGAAAACTATCTAA